In the Gossypium arboreum isolate Shixiya-1 chromosome 10, ASM2569848v2, whole genome shotgun sequence genome, one interval contains:
- the LOC108487190 gene encoding AT-hook motif nuclear-localized protein 15-like produces the protein MAWWAGNVAMRGGIGPIPSSTPSLHLRNPSEDHQMADFRANIRPSNEDHHHQQEDNNEDSRDNIEPDDQTQGVETIEPGSSSGSRRPRGRPPGSKNKPKPPVVITKESPNSLRSHVLEIASGSDIAECIANFAQRRHCGVSVLSGSGVVINVTLRQPAAPSGVITLHGRFEILSLSGVFLPTPSPPGATGITVYLAGGQGQVVGGSVVGVLEASGPVMVIAATFTNAVYEKLPIEEETSGEGGGGGGGSEQNNNNSSNDGGDGNSGSQSQDQHHQGGSMPMYNLPPNLMHNGQMPHDLFWGPPPRPPPSY, from the coding sequence ATGGCTTGGTGGGCTGGTAATGTAGCAATGAGAGGTGGTATTGGTCCAATACCTTCTTCAACCCCATCTCTTCATCTTAGAAACCCATCTGAAGATCATCAAATGGCTGATTTTAGAGCTAATATTCGTCCTTCAAATGAAGATCATCATCATCAACAAGAAGATAATAATGAAGATAGTAGAGATAATATTGAACCAGATGACCAAACCCAAGGTGTTGAAACCATTGAACCTGGCTCAAGTTCAGGTTCTCGTCGTCCTAGGGGTAGACCACCTGGTTCAAAAAACAAGCCTAAACCACCTGTTGTTATTACAAAAGAGAGCCCTAATTCACTTCGCAGCCATGTCCTTGAAATCGCTAGCGGCAGTGATATTGCTGAGTGTATTGCTAATTTTGCTCAGCGCCGCCACTGCGGTGTTTCGGTTTTAAGCGGCAGTGGTGTTGTCATCAATGTTACCCTCCGCCAACCAGCTGCTCCTAGTGGTGTGATTACTTTACATGGAAGATTCGAGATTTTGTCTTTATCCGGTGTGTTTTTGCCTACACCGTCACCACCGGGTGCGACGGGGATCACGGTGTATTTAGCCGGCGGGCAAGGGCAAGTGGTCGGAGGGAGTGTCGTCGGGGTGTTGGAAGCGTCGGGGCCGGTGATGGTCATCGCGGCGACATTCACCAATGCTGTTTACGAGAAGTTGCCTATCGAGGAAGAAACTAGCGGAGAAggcggtggtggtggtggtggcagCGAGCAGAATaataacaatagtagtaatgacgGTGGTGATGGGAATTCAGGGTCTCAATCTCAAGATCAACACCACCAAGGTGGTTCAATGCCTATGTATAATTTGCCTCCTAATTTGATGCATAATGGACAAATGCCACACGATCTGTTTTGGGGACCTCCACCGCGGCCGCCCCCGTCTTATTAA